A part of Brassica rapa cultivar Chiifu-401-42 chromosome A05, CAAS_Brap_v3.01, whole genome shotgun sequence genomic DNA contains:
- the LOC103870768 gene encoding uncharacterized protein LOC103870768 has translation MAMKSKVLTPLVQESRVAGEVNEVVTLKVYVRKSDKAILYAECREEFVDFLFTFLVIPLEFAWELSVDHLNMGCVGNLCRSVKELSSDQRREAMLPYYYTCRTQLLDVVIQKLPEYECFVSRRSYNSSRLSKTIKKSVLGDGERVAKLTPVVTSDSASIGLVKEETNFIVSDDLVVTAMNSSSTISLLSKLQMNISDIEEQVISIGKAQV, from the coding sequence ATGGCAATGAAGAGTAAAGTGTTGACACCACTGGTCCAAGAAAGTAGAGTTGCAGGAGAGGTTAATGAAGTTGTAACATTGAAAGTTTATGTTAGAAAGTCAGACAAAGCAATTCTTTATGCTGAATGCAGAGAAGAGTTTGTTGATTTTCTTTTCACTTTTCTTGTTATACCACTTGAGTTTGCTTGGGAACTCTCTGTTGATCACTTGAACATGGGATGCGTTGGGAATCTATGCAGAAGCGTGAAAGAGTTGAGCTCTGATCAGAGAAGAGAAGCCATGCTTCCTTATTACTACACTTGTCGTACACAGCTTCTTGATGTTGTTATCCAGAAATTGCCGGAGTATGAGTGCTTTGTCTCTCGTCGCAGTTATAACAGTAGCAGACTCTCCAAAACCATCAAGAAGAGTGTGCTTGGGGACGGTGAGAGAGTTGCAAAGTTAACTCCAGTGGTGACTTCAGATTCTGCTAGTATTGGACTTGTCAAAGAAGAGACTAACTTCATAGTTTCAGATGATCTAGTCGTCACAGCGATGAACTCATCCTCAACAATCTCATTGCTAAGTAAGTTGCAGATGAATATTAGTGATATAGAGGAGCAAGTGATTAGCATTGGCAAAGCTCAGGTATGA
- the LOC117134143 gene encoding uncharacterized protein LOC117134143, which produces MAAKPKFSLKLLIDEEKNRVVLAETCKDFADVLCSLLTLPMGTIVRLLEKHQQNPQSSSIVGCFHNLYKSVSDMAIDNFKTPGCKHLLMHPRSMKESHCRKLKLNVDDTEATKFFLCPNFVSVESCCKVYSNVSTSRCSCGNSMTREFQVEDGEEDKVDGVFLSCRTSYIVTDDMKVAVNSMGLVLNVLNGLGYSGFDKLQEMVIDVGFEEVL; this is translated from the coding sequence ATGGCTGCTAAACCAAAGTTTAGCCTAAAACTCCTCATTGATGAAGAGAAAAACAGAGTTGTTTTGGCTGAGACTTGTAAAGACTTTGCAGATGTTCTCTGCAGTCTTTTGACACTTCCTATGGGAACCATTGTCAGGCTGCTGGAGAAGCATCAGCAGAATCCTCAGTCTTCTTCAATCGTAGGTTGCTTTCACAATCTTTACAAAAGTGTTTCAGACATGGCCATCGATAATTTCAAGACTCCAGGTTGTAAACACTTGTTGATGCATCCAAGGAGTATGAAGGAGAGTCATTGCAGGAAGCTAAAGCTGAACGTGGATGACACTGAGGCGACCAAGTTCTTTCTATGTCCAAATTTTGTGTCTGTTGAGTCTTGCTGTAAGGTGTACAGCAATGTAAGTACTTCAAGATGTAGCTGTGGAAACTCAATGACACGCGAGTTTCAGGTTGAAGATGGAGAGGAAGATAAAGTGGATGGAGTGTTTCTCAGCTGCAGAACGTCTTATATTGTTACAGATGATATGAAAGTGGCAGTAAACTCTATGGGACTTGTACTGAATGTTCTCAATGGTCTTGGCTATTCTGGTTTTGATAAACTTCAAGAAATGGTTATTGATGTTGGTTTTGAAGAGGTACTTTGA
- the LOC103870560 gene encoding uncharacterized protein LOC103870560 produces MEETKFSLRLLVDEKRNKVVLAEACRDFVDVLFSLLTLPMGTIVRLLEKHNQQPMRLGCFNNNYKSVSDMTIDDFETEACKTMLLYPRSTKEIHCRRLKLNVDDTEATKFFTCPRFPRSCSKYSNFNTSRCSCGGLMTREFQVSEEDQLGSPIGNNEDGVFVSCRSSYIVTDDMRVTLSSLGVISKELNLLGYADFDDVKEILLDVGTQEVPSSYHTIHLLWI; encoded by the coding sequence aTGGAGGAAACAAAGTTTAGTCTGAGACTTCTGGTTGATGAGAAGAGAAACAAAGTTGTTCTGGCTGAGGCTTGTAGGGACTTTGTTGACGTCCTATTCAGTCTTCTAACACTTCCCATGGGCACCATTGTCAGACTTCTCGAGAAGCATAACCAGCAGCCAATGAGATTAGGGTGTTTTAACAACAATTACAAAAGTGTTTCAGATATGACCATCGACGATTTCGAGACTGAGGCTTGCAAAACTATGTTGCTTTATCCGAGGAGCACTAAGGAAATCCATTGCAGGAGGCTGAAGCTGAACGTAGATGATACTGAAGCTACAAAGTTCTTCACATGCCCACGTTTTCCTAGGAGTTGCAGTAAGTACAGCAACTTTAACACTTCGAGGTGTAGCTGTGGAGGTTTGATGACAAGAGAGTTTCAAGTTTCAGAGGAAGATCAACTCGGAAGCCCAATAGGAAATAATGAAGATGGAGTGTTTGTTAGCTGTCGTTCCTCTTACATTGTCACTGATGATATGAGAGTGACTTTGAGCTCTCTAGGTGTTATTTCAAAAGAGCTTAATCTACTAGGATATGCAGATTTTGATGACGTTAAAGAGATTCTTCTTGATGTTGGCACTCAAGAGGTACCATCTTCTTACCACACCATTCATTTATTATGGATATGA